The Streptomyces sp. Mut1 genome window below encodes:
- the dop gene encoding depupylase/deamidase Dop, with product MTVRRVMGIETEYGISVPGHPNANAMLTSSQIVNAYAAAMHRARRARWDFEEENPLRDARGFDLARETADSSQLTDEDIGLANVILTNGARLYVDHAHPEYSSPEITNPRDAVLWDKAGERIMAEAAERAAQLPGAQPIHLYKNNTDNKGASYGTHENYLMKRETPFSDIVRHLTPFFVSRQVVTGAGRVGIGQDGHEHGFQLSQRADYFEVEVGLETTLKRPIINTRDEPHSDAEKYRRLHVIIGDANLSEISTYLKLGTTSLILSMIEDGFINVDLAVDQPVRTLHQVSHDPELRQLITLRSGRTLTAVQLQMEYFELARKYVEERYGQDADEQTKDVLGRWEDTLNRLENDPMSLAGELDWVAKRQLMEGYRRRDGLDWDAARLHLVDLQYADVRPDKGLYNRLVARGRMKRLLDENEVQRARTAPPEDTRAYFRGRCLEQYADDVAAASWDSVIFDLPGQDSLQRVPTMEPLRGTREHVQGLLDRCRTAQELVQVLSGG from the coding sequence ATGACCGTACGGCGAGTAATGGGCATCGAGACCGAGTACGGGATCTCCGTACCGGGACACCCCAACGCCAATGCCATGCTCACCTCGTCCCAGATCGTCAACGCCTACGCGGCGGCGATGCACCGGGCGCGGCGCGCCCGCTGGGACTTCGAGGAGGAGAATCCGCTGCGGGACGCGCGAGGCTTCGACCTCGCCCGCGAGACAGCCGACTCCAGCCAGCTCACGGACGAGGACATCGGCCTGGCCAATGTGATCCTCACCAACGGGGCCCGGCTCTACGTCGACCACGCACACCCCGAGTACAGCTCCCCGGAGATCACCAACCCCAGGGACGCGGTCCTGTGGGACAAGGCCGGCGAGCGGATCATGGCCGAGGCCGCCGAGCGCGCGGCCCAGCTGCCGGGTGCCCAGCCCATCCACCTCTACAAGAACAACACCGACAACAAGGGCGCCTCCTACGGCACGCACGAGAACTACCTGATGAAGCGGGAGACCCCGTTCTCGGACATCGTGCGGCACCTGACGCCGTTCTTCGTCTCACGGCAGGTGGTCACCGGCGCCGGACGGGTCGGAATCGGCCAGGACGGCCACGAGCACGGCTTCCAGCTCAGCCAGCGCGCGGACTACTTCGAGGTCGAGGTCGGCCTGGAGACCACGCTGAAGCGCCCGATCATCAACACCCGCGACGAGCCGCACTCCGACGCCGAGAAGTACCGCCGCCTGCACGTGATCATCGGCGACGCGAACCTCTCGGAGATCTCCACCTACCTCAAGCTGGGCACCACCTCGCTGATCCTGTCCATGATCGAGGACGGCTTCATCAACGTCGATCTGGCCGTGGACCAGCCGGTGCGCACCCTGCACCAGGTCTCCCACGACCCGGAGCTCCGGCAGCTGATCACGCTGCGCAGCGGCCGGACACTCACCGCGGTGCAGTTGCAGATGGAGTACTTCGAGCTGGCCCGCAAATACGTCGAGGAGCGGTACGGCCAGGACGCGGACGAGCAGACCAAGGACGTCCTCGGCCGGTGGGAGGACACCCTCAACCGGCTGGAGAACGATCCGATGAGCCTGGCCGGCGAGCTGGACTGGGTCGCCAAGCGCCAGCTCATGGAGGGCTACCGGCGCCGTGACGGCCTGGACTGGGACGCGGCACGCCTGCATCTGGTGGACCTCCAGTACGCCGACGTGCGCCCCGACAAGGGCCTGTACAACCGTCTGGTCGCCCGGGGGCGGATGAAACGCCTGCTCGACGAGAACGAGGTCCAGCGGGCCCGTACGGCGCCGCCGGAGGACACCAGGGCGTACTTCCGTGGCCGCTGCCTCGAACAGTACGCGGACGACGTCGCCGCGGCCTCCTGGGACTCGGTCATCTTCGACCTGCCGGGCCAGGACTCGTTGCAGCGCGTGCCCACGATGGAGCCGCTGCGCGGTACCCGCGAACACGTGCAGGGCCTTCTGGACCGGTGCCGTACGGCTCAGGAACTGGTCCAGGTCCTGTCGGGCGGCTGA
- a CDS encoding ubiquitin-like protein Pup: MATKDTGGGQQKATRSTEDVEEQAQDAQGSEDLKERQEKLSDDVDDVLDEIDDVLEANAEDFVRSFVQKGGE; the protein is encoded by the coding sequence ATGGCGACCAAGGACACCGGCGGCGGACAGCAGAAGGCGACGCGTTCCACCGAGGACGTCGAGGAGCAGGCGCAGGACGCGCAGGGCTCCGAAGACCTCAAGGAGCGCCAGGAGAAGCTGAGCGACGACGTGGACGACGTCCTCGACGAGATCGACGACGTGCTCGAGGCCAACGCCGAGGATTTCGTGAGGTCGTTTGTTCAGAAGGGCGGGGAGTAG
- a CDS encoding endonuclease domain-containing protein: MRCGRTPASHAAGRDRATGPIAPASYVDHCRRAGRVRGVLCCNCNSAIGKLGDDPDALRRAIAYLEGNAWKPTLVAPGVYQLPS; this comes from the coding sequence GTGCGGTGCGGGCGGACGCCCGCATCGCACGCCGCGGGCAGGGACCGGGCGACCGGTCCGATTGCCCCCGCCTCATATGTGGATCACTGCCGCCGGGCGGGTAGGGTCCGGGGCGTACTGTGCTGCAACTGCAATTCGGCCATCGGCAAGTTGGGAGATGATCCTGACGCCTTGCGCAGGGCCATCGCATACCTGGAGGGAAACGCGTGGAAGCCAACACTCGTAGCACCGGGCGTCTACCAGCTGCCTTCCTGA